The genomic window ATAGGAAGAGATGAGAGTGAAAGAGGAAGGTGAGAAAGAGATAAGGCCTAAGGGAGAGATAAAGAGTGTaggggaggaagagataagggtgAGGACTGAGTACTGACTACTCTGCGCGTGGAGAGAAcgagggaagagagagatacGTGAGAAACTgatctatagtcccggttggtataaacaaccgggactaaaaatctgatttttagtcccggttgtttataccaaccgggattaaaaatattaggaaACCTGTCACGTCGTGCCAATAAataaaccgggacaaaagatgatctttagtcccggttggtaacactaaccgggactaaagatcattgcacttttaaaccgggactaaaaatgatttttagtcccggttttttaaGCATCCGAGACTATTGTTGTTTTTGGgcaaccgaccaaagatggtttctccaccagtgttaatTAGTCGTACATGTTTTAGTTACGCATATAAATACTAAATATCCATTCGTGATGATTTTTTACAGGTCCTTTGGATTTTGTGTTGGAAGCTTACAATGGTAGTTTGCCAAGATTGGTTTATAATCGGTACTCATGGACACAGGTGATATATATCCTACTCCGAAACCCTCAAGAACTTCCTTTCAACCTCGTTTTTACTTAGTAATTTGTGATTCAAATTTACTATTATCAGATGGCAAGCATAATTTTCTTGGATAGTCCTGTCGGTTCTGGTTTCTCATATGCGCGTGATCCCAACGGTTATGATGTTGGGGATATATCATCTTCTTTACAAGTGGTTACATTTATGAAGGAGGTAATaaattttgaagcatattacaTATCCTAGTATAGTAAGAATGGAAAAAACACTATGCCTTTGTGTTCTAGTTTTTTACTTAATTATCATCTTGTGCATACTAATGTAGTGGCTCAATGATCACCCACGCTATTGCTCACATAATTTCTATGTTGGGGGAGCCTCATATGCTGGAAAGGTGGTTCCAGTTATCACGCAATACATTTCAGAAGGTAATCAACGATACACTTCACATACTCTAAAATGAATTAGATGATAAACTAATTGGCAGTTATAACCATATGTTTTAGAACCTCTGTCGTGTTCTTTCaaatatgtataaaattgttctTTAAAAGTCCAAACTAATCTCAGAAGTCAAATTATGCCGCATGGGAGTGACAAGACTCACCATATTTTTAACTGTTCAACTTGTTTACATGCCAATGAATGATCGTGGTCCTTTTTTTTAGCTAGTTTCTTACCTTGTCTTATTTTCTTCCTACTCACCAGCAATTGATGAACAAAGGCAACGACCATGGATTGATCTTAAGGCATGCCATTTTATATCTCTCAAACAGTTTATAAAAATTTCGATAATGTGGCTTCATGTCTCTTACTATTTCTTGTGCCTGAATACAAAATCAGTTACAGGGATATATAGTTGGCAACCCCATTACAGgttcaaaatttgataaaaatttcCATGTTCCCTATTCTCATGGCGTTGGAATCATATCTGATCAATTATACGAGGTAACTTCATATCTAAACACTCAATTTCAGTGGGGTGACACTACTGCATAACATTTCCTATTTCTCTTTGAAGGCAGCGGTAACACATTGCAAAGGAGATTTTGTGAACCCAACAAACCAATTGTGTGGCAATGTCTTGTCTACTATTGATAAAGTAAAGTTATTGCACTATACTAATTTCTATGTTTATTAGTATTCATCGAGTATTATCTTACTGCACAAATCCAATGTGTAGCTCATGTCTGAAGTTTCGGATGGAAATATCTTAGAGAATAAATGTGTTAAAGCTGCACCAAAACCCACAGTAGATGTTTCAGCAAGCAGGGCACTGCTGGAAGAATACAATCAGCTACACAAGCCACCTATTCGACCTTCTATTGATTGCTTAGTAAGTCTGTATTATCCATGGGTCCATTGTGCTAATTTGATTCAAGAACGTAGAATTTTCAAAGAAATAGATTTGAGTTTTGATCCCACGAACACCTAGCCTAAACAAGATCACCAATTCTATTGGCGAATAAAGTGATGGAACCAACCACAATTAGATGAAGCCATGAATGCCATATGGTCACACTTGTTAGCCTCAACTCTGCTGTTGGTGTAGGTGAGGCAGGAGACTGGCTTGATGCCAAAGGTGTCGTTGTCTCACGGGTAGATGGCTATGGGCATCGTTGTCCTTTTGAACCATCCTTCTCCAATGTCCTTGATCTGTCCTTTAATTTGGGTCCTTCCAGCGCCTCTAAGCAGTGGTGGAGCCAGCACCGCCGTAAAGTTAAGGAGACTAGTAACATTTCCTGGTGATAGATTGATTTTTATACGCGTCGACGTCTAACAGCAATGGAGAGAGCAGTGACGGAGCCTGGGCGGCTGCCCGACCTGCCTAGGAGGTGTCTCGGCTGCTGCCTCTAAGGATGGAAGGATAGATTTAGGATTTTCAGTGGAGTGTTAAGGATATACGAGATCGTCATTCATTATACAAGTCCATTCCCTTCTTTATATATGATGTTGGCAGGACTCGGGCTGTCAAATAGAAAGCGCAAGCATCTCCAGTCATGGCGCAATCCCTTTAGGAAGGTGTGCGAGTGACAAGCAGGGTGGACCATGTCCCCTGAAAACTTGGCCGTCATTGTTAGAAGCGTGTTGTCTTTAGGTGGATCGAGCTATTCATGCGGGTCATGGCTATGGTTAGCCAAGATCAACTGATATTAGACAGAAGGTTGTGTAGATACATTACATTGCAGGGTTCATCGTCATGTTTTTGTAATGTTAATTTTCTTCTTATTTCTTTATTGAATGCAGTCATATCGTTACTACCTATCATACTGCTGGATGAATGATAATACGACCAGAGATGCTCTTAAGATCAAGAAGGTAACCATATGATATGTCCTGCCTTTACAAACATGGGCATAGATAGGGGCTTTCCTTATATGAAATGCTTTTCAAATCTTAAAACATAATAGTAGAATATATGTATCATCTTGCACATGAAGTAAGCAAAACTGATGCACTAATTGCACAAATATGGCTACAGGGAACAATCGATGAGTGGTTGAGATGCAATAAAGGTGTACTTCCCTATGCTCAAGACATCCCAAGCAGCTTGAATTACCATTTTAATTTGACCACAAGAGGTTACCGAGCACTTGTGATGAGGTGAAATCACCAAAGGAGAAAAATCAATTCTCTGAATCATTCGTACATGTTGAATATTATTCTATATCTTAAAATTACAATGATGTTGATCTGTGAGTGCAGCGGTGACCATGATCTCATACTGCCATTTTTGAGCACTCAGGCATGGATAGGATCCTTTAACTTCTTCATAGCTAATGACTGGAGAGCATGGCATGTGGATGGCCAGGCTGCAGGGTTAAGCCataattctttttttcataTACTCTCAGTTGATGTTATTTTCATGTTTGCCTGATCTGATGAGGATTATGCATtgcttttctttccctttttttttgcagattTACAATTGAGTATGCCAACAACTTGACCTTTGCCACAGTAAAGGTGATTTTATCCTTTAGTGTTCATTCGCTTGACCTTTTCTAGTTGTGGATCCGACATGTGTCCATATAGTGTCCACCCCTTGACATACATAAGTGACATAAATGAAGAATTGTGGATGATTCATTTGGTTGGTTGTGCAGGGTGGTTCCCATGTTGTTACAACAAACAAGCCTAAAGAATCTTTTGCCATGGGGAAACGGTGGCTAGCCAATAAGCCTCTGTGATGTTACCAGCTCTTATTTGTCATAAATGTTTGCACGGTTTTAACTCAACCATGTGCATGCTATCCAAGTGCCACAGTTCTTGAAAAAAGGAACTATTTGTAATGGAGCCCAAATGAATAGTGTTGTCGATGAACGAACTTCTTGATGAGAAACTAGGTCCTGATCTTTCGAAAGGTATTGATAAGTTTCGATTTGGTGGAAACTTGACGTACACGATCCGGCTTCCAATCAACACGATCTGAAACCCGGTTAACCTCgctgagaaggctaatccctatacgcaaatcaaagaacacaaacaagaacaaggtAGATAGCAACTCAACTGCATATGAAtaattaagcactcgaatttggagttccacaaaccgatctaacGGCGAAACTGAAATGGCAGAAGTAATCTAAGCATAACCCAACCCTAAATcaatgacggctactgaatataTGCATTCTAGGGTCGACCTTAGACCTATGGACGTATCCCTATTAGATTCCGacacgatacacggcccaaTGGGCCCAAAGACGGTGATGCAGCACCCGGACAGATTCTGAACTCCTTCTTGTTGCAAAGATTCCCAATGACTTGGAAGGAATTTTGATGTAGGGCCAGATCCATTAGAAAGGTGCTCTCGTTTGCTTTCCATACATATGTAGAAcatagaaatcggagtccgaatGCAACCTGGGCGACAAATTTAGTGTGGGCTGCTACTAGAGCCCGAAGTAGACTCGAACTAGATATGGGTCAGACCTTCATCCTGACTTAAACGTCCATAATGACCTTGTCCATCTTCATGGTCTTCTCCATAATTACTAATCATAATTAAATCATTAGGTAGCATTCTATCCTCAAGAGCATATAAAAAAGTACTTAGTAACGAGCTCACCTGTAAATTTAATTATCGGGCGTGAGCTCTAGTGATTGGACCATGCAAAGCAACTTGAGAAGCGTGTGTATCAAAAGGAGTGATGTCAGGAACCAAGCCAAATGATGAATCAAGATTTTGCACTGGTTATATATATGCAAGACGTCCGTTAGGGCTGGATGAGAAGCTCGTAACTCGTTAGCTTGCTCGGCTCGTGACTAGCTCGGCTCGACTCGGCTCGTTACATTTTCGAAACGAGCCGAGCTTATATTTcagctcgttagagataacgagccagctcgagctggctcgcgagctACTCACGAGCCTTAACGAGCTAAGGGTAGCTCAGAAGCAACTACAGGCCACAGGCCGAGAAACCACACTTTCCGCCCATGggtagataagaaaaaaaaagaactttctCGATCCCCTTTTCTCACGACGCCACATCTTTCGCAAtctccgcccgcgccgctcaCCGTCCGGCGCTGCGCAACCCCTCCCCAGTCCCAACCCAGACGGCAGAAAGCAAAGCGGAGGGtcccatcaccggcggcggcagacaACGAGTCCGCGGACTACACCATGACCAAGTATTCATGGCACTTAACTGCCGGCAATAAAATAAAGTTAGTGGCGAACTATTTGCCGGGAATATATCAAATGCCGGAAATAATCTTGGACATCATCTCATTTGccaggaattaaaaaaatatggcagCAAATTAAGTGCCGGCAATGAACTAATATAATAGGTCAAATGATCTGCCATAGATAATTTAAGACAACATATTATCTGCCAGGAATTTTGCTACCAGGAAAACAAATTTCCAGTTAACTTTTTGGCGGGCTAAAAGATTTTGGCGGGCCCAGCAAGGCGCCAAGTTGCCGAAATTTTGATGGACCCACACAAAAATCCATCGCACACAGAAAAACACGTGATTCCCCCACACCACCGCATGCCCCCTCCTCCGCCAGATTCACCGAGAAATTCCCCACACCACCGCAcgcgacgccgcctcctccgcacgcgacgccgcctcgtcctcctctcccatcgcacgccacctcctcctctcccaccgtgcgccacctcctcctcctctcccaccgcgtgccgcctcctcctctcccaggATGCGACTTCCCTGTCCCTAATTCCTATTCCTATCCCTGTTCCTTGCTAGATGTCAATTGCTTATTGGTTTCGTATTTTCTAGTGGGCCTCCACACCTTTGCGCCTCCATCACACACACGGCGTTACGTCTCCGTTTAATAGTTAGAAACAACACCATTAATTTTACTAACAGATTTTAGGCGCCAAATAGATAGAATTGCTGGCGGGAAAAAGAATTATAGCGCCATTTGTCTCAGTTCTCCCGTTAAATCCTCCAACATCCAAACAACTCATATCTAAACATGCATTAGCATCCTGATAAATTAATCTCTCTTATCAAGCACCGGCATCGACGCCAGATCTTGGTGCTATGCCAAACAACAGCATGATTCCTCCATCAGAGGCATCACAACTGCATGATGCAGGAGCAAGTCCCATGTTCTTGGACAATACATCTGCTGCAACGACGTCATTCACAAATCTTGTTGAGCCTGATGATTCATCCGCTGGCCTGGGAATGAAGCAAATAGAAACGGTAAGATCAATATGTTCTGCTCTACATTTTGTTAAATTAGTTGAATCTGAGTTGAATTTTCTCATAAACCAATTTGATGTGaaatattataataaataaaatcagGATCAGGGAGCAAATGAAGATTCTCAGACCAGAAAAGGTTCAGAAAAAATGACGCCAAAGGTCGGAATGAAATTTAACTCTGAACAAGAAGCTTATGACTTTTAcaatgcatatgcttctgagaTTGGTTTCAGCATTAGAAGAAGCAGCTACCAttatatgggaaatacaaaaattataaagaaTAGGACATTCTGTTGTTCTCGTGAAGGTATTTTCTTCATGTCATTTTACTGTGACATtaaatttttatagtatattagATTTTAAATAAGTTCATTGTATAACAGGAACTAGAGGCGTTGATAAAAGAACAGAAGCTTTAGGCTATGGTAATAGTTTTAACAGACCAGAAACTCGGTGCAAGTGTCAAGCATGTATGAAGATAAGTCTTATAGATGGATTCTATCAGGTCTACCACTTTGTGCCTGAACATAGCCATATTCTTACCACTAAAAGTCAAGCTCACCAGTTAAGATCACAAAGGAAGGTAAATGAAGCTCAGGTTGCAAGTGTTGAAGTTGCAAAATCTGTAGGCATTTCAACTAAAGCGGCTGTTGACCTGTTGGCAAAACAATCATGTGGATATGAGAATCTTGGCTTCACTCGTGTTGACATGAAGAATAAGTTATACTCAAAAAGGTCGCTGCAGACAAAACAAGGTGACACCGGAGGAGTGTTAGAATATATGGAGAAGAAATCATCAGAAGATGTCAAGTTTTTCTATTCTATTCAGGTCGATGAGGATGATttaataacaaatattttttgggcTGACTCAAATGATTGCTGATTATGAAGACTTTTGGGATGTTGTTTGCTTTGACACAACATACAAGAAATTGGATGATGGACGCCCTTTTGGTTTGCTTGTAGGAGTGAATAATCATAAGAAGACTATAGTTTTTGGTGCTGCACTTTTATATGATGAGACTGCTGATAGTTTTGTTTGGTTATTTAATACTTTCCTAAATGTTATGTCAGGAAAGAAGCCAAAAACAATTTTGACAGAGGAAGACGCAGCCATGGCTATAGCAATCAAATTAGTTCTTAAAGGAACTCATCATCAGATATGTGTATGGCAGATGAATCAAAA from Oryza glaberrima chromosome 6, OglaRS2, whole genome shotgun sequence includes these protein-coding regions:
- the LOC127777271 gene encoding serine carboxypeptidase-like 15 — translated: MGSHHRPTAGQCSLVKPPRLITCLLLLLLLLLSPPLTLPGSASSCVITHLPGFHGRLPFYLETGYIGVEEKTGTELFYYFVESERNPDTDPLVLWLVGGPRCSGFCGVVYEVGPLDFVLEAYNGSLPRLVYNRYSWTQMASIIFLDSPVGSGFSYARDPNGYDVGDISSSLQVVTFMKEWLNDHPRYCSHNFYVGGASYAGKVVPVITQYISEAIDEQRQRPWIDLKLQGYIVGNPITGSKFDKNFHVPYSHGVGIISDQLYEAAVTHCKGDFVNPTNQLCGNVLSTIDKLMSEVSDGNILENKCVKAAPKPTVDVSASRALLEEYNQLHKPPIRPSIDCLSYRYYLSYCWMNDNTTRDALKIKKGTIDEWLRCNKGVLPYAQDIPSSLNYHFNLTTRGYRALVMSGDHDLILPFLSTQAWIGSFNFFIANDWRAWHVDGQAAGFTIEYANNLTFATVKGGSHVVTTNKPKESFAMGKRWLANKPL